A part of Phoenix dactylifera cultivar Barhee BC4 unplaced genomic scaffold, palm_55x_up_171113_PBpolish2nd_filt_p 000113F, whole genome shotgun sequence genomic DNA contains:
- the LOC103697745 gene encoding serine/arginine-rich SC35-like splicing factor SCL33 isoform X2: MRGRSYSYSPSPPRGYGRRGRSPSPRGRYGGRRRDLPTSLLVRNLRRDCRPEDLRRPFGQFGPLKDIYLPRDYYTGEPRGFGFVQYVDPNDAAEAKYQMDGQILLGRELTVVFAEENRKKPADMRARERPRGRAYDYRRSPRYSHSPRHSRSPRNARSGSRSRSHYSPSTKRGYYLRSVSPGDGRLDRDRSYSGSPAYSRSRSRSPIDGYPNKPSCGEGSQSVSP, encoded by the exons ATGAGGGGAAGGAGCTACAGTTACAGTCCATCACCACCAAGGGGTTACGGGAGAAGAGGTCGGAGCCCAAGCCCAAGAGGTCGTTATGGAGGCCGTCGTAGAGATCTTCCAACCAGTCTTCTAGTTAGAAATCTTCGTCGTGACTGTAG GCCTGAGGATCTTCGTAGGCCATTTGGGCAATTTGGTCCTCTTAAGGACATTTATTTGCCTCGTGATTATTACACTGG AGAGCCACGTggatttggatttgtccaatatgTTGACCCAAATGATGCCGCTGAAGCAAAATATCAAATGGATGGGCAAATCCTACTTGGGAGGGAATTGACTGTTGTATTTGCAGAGGAGAACAGAAAGAAACCAGCTGATATGAGGGCCAGAGAGAGACCAAG AGGCCGAGCATATGACTACCGTAGGTCACCTCGTTATTCTCATTCCCCTCGACATTCTCGCTCTCCACGCAATGCAAGGTCTGGGTCTCGCAGTCGTAGTCACTATTCACCTTCTACCAAGCGAGGATACTACTTGAG ATCTGTTTCACCTGGAGATGGAAGGTTGGACCGTGATAGGTCGTATTCAGGCTCACCTGCATACAGCAGGTCAAGGAGCAGGAGCCCGATTGATGGTTATCCAAATAAGCCATCATGCGGTGAAGGGTCTCAATCTGTCAGCCCGTAA
- the LOC103697745 gene encoding serine/arginine-rich SC35-like splicing factor SCL30A isoform X1: MLRGLWFKEEWKEQARYLIYNPYAYAWKEHKKFSRTAAASPLKGAEPFNAEGVVVQGRVERTGSVLDPWYHGCYNPYAYACKEDIFVNGMRGRSYSYSPSPPRGYGRRGRSPSPRGRYGGRRRDLPTSLLVRNLRRDCRPEDLRRPFGQFGPLKDIYLPRDYYTGEPRGFGFVQYVDPNDAAEAKYQMDGQILLGRELTVVFAEENRKKPADMRARERPRGRAYDYRRSPRYSHSPRHSRSPRNARSGSRSRSHYSPSTKRGYYLRSVSPGDGRLDRDRSYSGSPAYSRSRSRSPIDGYPNKPSCGEGSQSVSP, from the exons ATGCTGAGGGGGTTATGGTTCAAGGAAGAGTGGAAAGAACAAGCTCGGTACTTGATCTACAATCCTTATGCTTATGCTTGGAAAGAA CATAAAAAATTTAGTAGAACCGCAGCAGCCAGTCCACTAAAAGGAGCTGAACCCTTTAATGCTGAGGGAGTTGTAGTTCAAGGAAGAGTGGAAAGAACAGGCTCCGTACTTGATCCATGGTACCATGGCTGCTACAATCCTTATGCTTATGCTTGTAAAGAA GATATTTTTGTGAACGGGATGAGGGGAAGGAGCTACAGTTACAGTCCATCACCACCAAGGGGTTACGGGAGAAGAGGTCGGAGCCCAAGCCCAAGAGGTCGTTATGGAGGCCGTCGTAGAGATCTTCCAACCAGTCTTCTAGTTAGAAATCTTCGTCGTGACTGTAG GCCTGAGGATCTTCGTAGGCCATTTGGGCAATTTGGTCCTCTTAAGGACATTTATTTGCCTCGTGATTATTACACTGG AGAGCCACGTggatttggatttgtccaatatgTTGACCCAAATGATGCCGCTGAAGCAAAATATCAAATGGATGGGCAAATCCTACTTGGGAGGGAATTGACTGTTGTATTTGCAGAGGAGAACAGAAAGAAACCAGCTGATATGAGGGCCAGAGAGAGACCAAG AGGCCGAGCATATGACTACCGTAGGTCACCTCGTTATTCTCATTCCCCTCGACATTCTCGCTCTCCACGCAATGCAAGGTCTGGGTCTCGCAGTCGTAGTCACTATTCACCTTCTACCAAGCGAGGATACTACTTGAG ATCTGTTTCACCTGGAGATGGAAGGTTGGACCGTGATAGGTCGTATTCAGGCTCACCTGCATACAGCAGGTCAAGGAGCAGGAGCCCGATTGATGGTTATCCAAATAAGCCATCATGCGGTGAAGGGTCTCAATCTGTCAGCCCGTAA